The Candidatus Hydrogenedentota bacterium genome includes the window GCCCGTCTGCTGGCCCGGCGGCCCCTGCCCACGTTTGATGTTCTTCTAGGCGGATGACACGCCGGGAACCGGCGGGTGCGGCCGCGGGCGCTCAGGCCCGCGCCGTGTCGCGCAGGGCCAGAAGCTCCTTCATCACGCCGAAGAGCTCCCCCTGGTGTCCACGCACGCCGAAACTGTCGTGCAGGCGGCGGTACAGGCCGAACAGGGTTTCATAGGCCGCGACATTTTCCGGTATCGGCGTGTAGACCTTCTCGTCCATCCGGACCATGGACTTCGCGGCGGCGTCGAAGTCCGCATGGCCGCCCGCGTCCGGTCCGGCAACCACGGCGCCCGCCATGGCGGCGCCCAGGGCGCAGGTCTGGCCGCTGGCGGAGACCTCGAGGGGGCGGTTCATCACGTCCGCGTAAATCTGCATGAGCAGGGCGTTCTTGCCCGAAATACCGCCGCAGTTCACCACGCGGTCCACGGCCACGCCGTATTCGGTGAAGCGCTCCATGATGACCCGCGCGCCGAAGGCCGTCGCCTCGATGAGGGCGCGGTAGACCTCCTCGGGCTTCGTGTGCAGGGTCATGCCGATGAGTCCGCCCGTGAGGCGCTGGTCCACCAGCACCGTGCGGTTGCCGTTGTGCCAGTCCAGGGCGAGCAGGCCGCTGGCGCCGGGGCGCATGGCCGCGGCTTTGGCGGTCAGCGACTCGTGGGTCTCGCCCTCCGGCTTCATGGCGCTGACAAACCAGTTGAAGATGTCGCCCACGGCGGACTGGCCGGCCTCCATGCCGAAGCAGCCCGGCAGGATGGACTCGGGCACGATGCCGCAGAGGCCGGGGATGTCCGGCAGGGACTGCGCCAGGGGCGCGACCATCATGTCGCAGCAGGAGGTGCCGATGATCTTCACCAGCACGCCCGGGCGGATGCCCGAGCCGACCGCGCCCAGATGCGCGTCGAAGGCGCCCATGGCCACGGGGATGCCCGCGATGAGCCCGAGTTTCTGCGCCCAGCCCACGGTCAGCTCCCCGGCCGAGTCGCCCACATTGTGCGCCGTGGCGCACAGGGTTTTCCGGATGCGGACCAGTTCCGGGTCCAGCGTGGCGATGAAGTCCTGGTCCGGGTACCCGCCCCAGCCGGGGTTGAACATGGCCTTGTGCCCCGCCGCGCAGACGCAGCGTTTTAACCGGGAGGGGTTGTCGTTGCCCGTGAGCAGGCCCGTCATCCAGTCGGCGTGCTCCACCCAGGTGTGCGTGTGCGCGAAGACTTCCGGCGCGGCACGGCGGAAGCGCAGCAGTTTGGACCAGAACCACTCGGAGGAGTAGGTGCCGCCGCATTTCGCCAAGTATTCCGGGCGCATCTTCGCGGCGAGCGCGGTGATTTCCGCCGCCTCGGCGTGGCCCGTGTGGTCCTTCCAGAGCCACGCCATCGCGTTCGGGTCGTTCTCATACTCCGGCTGGAGCGCGAGGGGCACGCCCTGCTCGTCCACGGGGAGCGGCGTCGATCCCGTGGTGTCCACGCCGATGCCGATGACCTGCTCC containing:
- a CDS encoding ribulokinase, with translation MSERYTIGLDFGTNSVRAVLVNVNTGAEIATSVFNYPTGEKGVVIDDRNPDLARQHPRDYIEGTAATVREVLHQASALPGFSPEQVIGIGVDTTGSTPLPVDEQGVPLALQPEYENDPNAMAWLWKDHTGHAEAAEITALAAKMRPEYLAKCGGTYSSEWFWSKLLRFRRAAPEVFAHTHTWVEHADWMTGLLTGNDNPSRLKRCVCAAGHKAMFNPGWGGYPDQDFIATLDPELVRIRKTLCATAHNVGDSAGELTVGWAQKLGLIAGIPVAMGAFDAHLGAVGSGIRPGVLVKIIGTSCCDMMVAPLAQSLPDIPGLCGIVPESILPGCFGMEAGQSAVGDIFNWFVSAMKPEGETHESLTAKAAAMRPGASGLLALDWHNGNRTVLVDQRLTGGLIGMTLHTKPEEVYRALIEATAFGARVIMERFTEYGVAVDRVVNCGGISGKNALLMQIYADVMNRPLEVSASGQTCALGAAMAGAVVAGPDAGGHADFDAAAKSMVRMDEKVYTPIPENVAAYETLFGLYRRLHDSFGVRGHQGELFGVMKELLALRDTARA